In Shewanella sp. VB17, a single genomic region encodes these proteins:
- the tssF gene encoding type VI secretion system baseplate subunit TssF, protein MSDHQLSYFEQELRFIREEAVQFSERYPGSARALGISKDGIDDVQIAHLVESVAFLNGRLQQRLDNTFPELAESLIRLLFPHYLRPTPSFSILDFVIAEDINAVHEIPVGTEFDVIDEDKGRAIFRTTETVELLPLNIDHVNVTFAPFKGRALTDIENAKAMIQIDISTFDQGVKLSDLPIERLKVQLKGDASFLLRLYDLLFQGTLQVCIEVDDEYIELGKHAMQPAGFDFAESVLPYQSTSFGGFKLLTEFFMFSERFYGFRLELGTTLKKVVGNKFTVKIFVDELGMDLARSLSDQHFSLFTVPIINLSQVVSEPIEVDFFKKEYPIVLDARGEDSLELFSVDQVLDVSGAEPINIPPIYGEKFHGANTGLRWQLQQSMHDRGVLESHIRVADLSHSHVGDNIQTWLVRATASNSIHAGSLGVTSTIECRESLTIPAEIRMLRRPTMPVRTKDRDKSTWTLLRHLHFNYQSVMGSDDPVSTLKTMFELYNFNQSSLNQLYIDALVGLEQEKVVAPIYVSGKACFAYGTKIIVTFDPINVSGSLSLFGHLLDHFFAFFAGFNSFTQTDIRLEGKEEVHMSFPRRSGCKSLL, encoded by the coding sequence TTGTCTGATCATCAGCTCTCTTACTTTGAGCAAGAGTTACGATTTATTCGTGAAGAAGCTGTGCAATTTTCAGAGCGCTACCCGGGTAGTGCTCGTGCGCTTGGTATTAGCAAAGACGGCATTGATGATGTTCAGATAGCGCATTTAGTTGAGAGCGTGGCATTTTTGAACGGTCGGTTGCAGCAGCGTTTAGACAATACTTTTCCAGAGCTGGCTGAAAGTTTAATTCGCTTATTGTTTCCTCATTATCTTCGTCCTACCCCAAGTTTTAGCATCTTGGATTTTGTTATTGCTGAAGATATTAATGCGGTACATGAAATCCCAGTAGGTACAGAGTTTGATGTTATTGATGAGGATAAAGGCCGTGCTATTTTTCGCACCACAGAAACAGTTGAATTGTTACCATTAAACATTGATCACGTTAATGTCACTTTTGCTCCGTTTAAAGGACGTGCTCTGACGGATATTGAAAATGCTAAAGCTATGATTCAAATTGATATTTCCACCTTTGATCAAGGTGTGAAACTTTCAGATTTACCGATTGAACGTCTCAAAGTACAGCTTAAAGGAGATGCTAGCTTTTTACTGCGGCTATATGATTTGCTGTTTCAAGGAACCTTGCAAGTTTGTATTGAAGTTGATGATGAATATATAGAGCTCGGTAAACATGCAATGCAACCTGCTGGATTCGACTTCGCAGAAAGTGTTTTACCGTATCAGTCTACTAGCTTTGGTGGCTTTAAATTACTGACTGAATTCTTTATGTTTTCTGAGCGTTTTTATGGTTTTAGACTTGAGTTGGGAACAACACTTAAGAAAGTGGTAGGTAATAAGTTTACCGTGAAAATTTTTGTTGATGAACTTGGAATGGACCTCGCTAGAAGTTTGTCAGATCAGCATTTTTCTTTGTTTACGGTGCCAATTATAAATTTATCTCAGGTTGTATCTGAACCGATAGAAGTCGACTTTTTTAAAAAAGAATATCCAATTGTGCTTGATGCTCGGGGGGAGGATTCCCTCGAATTGTTTTCAGTCGATCAGGTGCTTGATGTGAGTGGTGCTGAGCCAATCAATATTCCACCTATTTATGGCGAAAAGTTTCATGGTGCTAACACAGGACTTCGTTGGCAGTTGCAGCAGTCGATGCATGATCGAGGAGTATTAGAGAGCCACATCCGAGTGGCAGATTTGTCACATTCCCATGTCGGTGACAATATTCAGACTTGGCTGGTAAGGGCGACAGCCTCTAATAGCATTCATGCTGGTTCATTAGGGGTCACGAGTACCATAGAGTGCCGTGAATCACTGACGATTCCTGCTGAAATTCGAATGCTACGTCGACCGACTATGCCAGTACGCACTAAAGATAGAGATAAGAGCACGTGGACATTATTGCGTCATTTACATTTCAATTATCAGTCAGTGATGGGATCTGATGATCCCGTGAGCACATTAAAGACAATGTTTGAACTTTATAATTTTAATCAGAGTTCACTCAATCAACTTTACATCGATGCACTCGTAGGGCTTGAACAAGAGAAGGTGGTTGCGCCTATATATGTATCAGGTAAAGCATGTTTTGCCTATGGAACAAAAATCATAGTGACGTTTGATCCGATTAATGTGAGTGGCAGTCTGTCTTTATTCGGTCACTTATTAGACCATTTTTTTGCTTTTTTTGCTGGCTTTAACAGTTTCACTCAAACTGATATTCGTCTTGAAGGGAAAGAAGAAGTACATATGTCTTTTCCAAGGAGAAGTGGATGCAAGAGTTTACTTTAA
- the tssG gene encoding type VI secretion system baseplate subunit TssG, translated as MQEFTLTRLNNNFYRVDLDKAWQCFKRNAATLGKIPKVRFSSESLPAYYHSEMTRAYENTAGEYVLKTSLSGLSGNKGVMPRAIFRQAMHAKFNLGDEAPSDFLDTFNNRYFRLYCQAEQKHDLTVQIEEETFCWNSQQLSMTDMLSSLSGIKEAGGELPKERMIQYSGLMGMNLTCPLTLKAILEDFFDARFEVEGHGIEYQPVTDCSLTRLGKKTASARLGGGAMLGKTTPMLSQKLHIHIYPLDYQDSEALRNNNKLILALDSLVKSYMGMDIEYRLYMKVNSQCLPSVRLTNDPSYGLKVGQSAWIKAASDAGQFITMPLSLS; from the coding sequence ATGCAAGAGTTTACTTTAACAAGATTAAATAACAATTTTTACCGTGTTGATTTAGATAAAGCTTGGCAATGTTTTAAGCGTAATGCCGCCACGTTAGGGAAAATTCCCAAAGTACGATTTAGTTCTGAATCATTGCCAGCTTATTACCACAGTGAAATGACACGGGCATATGAAAATACCGCTGGTGAGTACGTGCTAAAAACATCCTTGAGTGGATTATCAGGCAATAAGGGGGTGATGCCTAGAGCGATTTTTCGTCAGGCTATGCATGCGAAATTCAATTTAGGAGACGAAGCTCCAAGCGATTTTCTAGATACATTTAATAACCGTTATTTTCGTCTTTATTGTCAAGCCGAGCAAAAGCATGATTTAACCGTGCAGATCGAAGAAGAGACTTTTTGTTGGAATAGTCAGCAACTATCGATGACAGACATGTTAAGCAGTTTGAGCGGTATCAAGGAGGCAGGTGGGGAATTACCTAAAGAGCGAATGATTCAATATTCTGGTCTAATGGGGATGAACCTGACTTGCCCACTTACGTTAAAAGCGATTCTAGAAGATTTTTTTGACGCTCGTTTTGAAGTTGAGGGGCATGGTATTGAGTATCAACCTGTCACAGATTGTTCGTTAACACGATTAGGTAAAAAAACGGCGAGTGCCCGCTTAGGTGGAGGCGCGATGTTAGGCAAGACGACACCTATGTTGAGTCAGAAATTGCATATTCATATCTACCCTCTTGATTATCAAGATTCTGAAGCCCTTCGTAATAATAATAAACTGATACTTGCCTTGGACAGTTTGGTCAAAAGTTATATGGGGATGGACATAGAGTATAGGTTGTACATGAAGGTCAATAGCCAATGTTTGCCTAGTGTCCGTTTAACGAATGACCCAAGTTATGGTTTGAAAGTCGGTCAATCAGCATGGATAAAAGCCGCTTCAGATGCTGGTCAATTTATTACCATGCCGCTGTCTTTAAGTTAG
- the tssH gene encoding type VI secretion system ATPase TssH — protein sequence MINVELQNLVKRLNPELKQALEGAAGECVSRGHFSIEPEHWFLQLLKLSTAWGNSLEKAKIVKAPLEQKLSQELALQPRGTDTSPSLSSQLVELLKDSWMLASLNNSQLDINGYHLLMVLKQRIEQGSYHSVLTQWLQQLSTEWLGSLAKISSVEHKEDASQERTVSGSTPALDKYSQNLTEAARQGGGDPISGRGDEIRMVIDILCRRRQNSPILVGDPGVGKTAIVEGLAQQIASGNVPPSLANVELRSLDLSLLQAGASIKGEFENRLKDVINEIKQSLTPIIMFIDEAHTLIGAGGAAGQSDAANILKPALARGEFRSIAATTWSEYKQYFEADAALTRRFQLVSVEEPCEEDAIHMLQGVKSNLEKHHQVKVLQEAINAAVSLSIRYLPERKLPDKAISLLDTACSRIRLSQSSTPRLLDSVAEKIIYAESKIATLNHEAALWSYGEDCADQALLELQALKFEHDNLSTRWKLEVALVTDILTLQTSLEEQMLTGEDVSQHQSKLDLAEKMAELDGLQGENPLVQPLVNQHVIAEVISLWTGIPVGNMMTHEVDSLLNLEKNIGKRVIGQLAPITEISKAIRMSRAGLTDPRKPVGVFLMCGPSGVGKTETALALTDLLYGGERNITTINMTEFKEEHKVSMLLGSPAGYVGYGKGGVLTEAVRKNPYSVLLLDEMEKAHPGVHDIFYQIFDKGAISDAEGRHIDFRHTIIIMTSNAADSAVVEACIDNRPDINQLAQAILPELQRFFKPAFLGRSTVVPYFPLNKEEMTQIAHLSLKRIENSIMDRYSASFECCPEVIERLVNMNLSPETGARAIEQLINRQLVPELADQCIVRMSLSEPINRVRFSVKNNQFVIAIE from the coding sequence ATGATAAATGTAGAATTACAAAATTTAGTCAAAAGATTAAATCCAGAATTGAAGCAGGCATTAGAGGGTGCTGCTGGTGAATGCGTTAGTCGCGGTCATTTTTCGATAGAGCCTGAGCATTGGTTTCTGCAACTGCTGAAGTTATCCACTGCATGGGGTAACTCACTAGAAAAGGCTAAAATAGTTAAAGCTCCCTTGGAACAAAAGTTATCTCAAGAGTTAGCGCTTCAGCCTAGAGGAACAGACACTTCACCGTCTTTGTCTTCGCAGTTGGTCGAATTGCTTAAAGACAGTTGGATGTTAGCATCACTGAACAATAGCCAGCTTGATATTAATGGCTATCATTTGTTGATGGTGCTTAAACAGCGTATTGAGCAAGGATCTTATCACAGCGTATTGACCCAATGGCTGCAACAACTCTCTACAGAGTGGCTTGGCTCTCTAGCGAAGATCTCTTCAGTTGAACATAAAGAAGATGCCTCACAAGAGAGGACTGTTTCTGGCAGTACTCCAGCTTTAGATAAATATTCACAGAATCTTACAGAAGCAGCTCGTCAAGGCGGGGGAGATCCTATTTCAGGCCGCGGTGATGAGATCCGTATGGTGATCGATATCTTGTGTCGACGTCGTCAGAATAGCCCGATTTTAGTGGGTGATCCAGGTGTCGGTAAAACCGCTATTGTAGAGGGGCTTGCACAACAAATAGCTTCAGGGAATGTCCCGCCATCATTGGCTAATGTGGAACTTCGTAGTTTAGATCTCTCACTCTTGCAAGCTGGAGCCAGTATTAAGGGGGAATTTGAAAATCGTCTGAAAGATGTGATTAACGAAATAAAGCAATCGCTTACGCCTATTATCATGTTTATTGATGAAGCGCATACACTGATTGGGGCTGGGGGCGCTGCAGGGCAGAGTGATGCAGCAAATATCCTTAAACCTGCATTAGCTCGTGGTGAATTTCGCTCGATTGCAGCGACTACATGGTCAGAGTATAAGCAATATTTTGAGGCGGATGCCGCGTTAACTCGTCGTTTTCAGCTGGTGTCAGTAGAAGAGCCTTGTGAAGAAGATGCAATTCATATGCTGCAAGGGGTGAAAAGTAATCTGGAAAAACATCATCAAGTGAAAGTGTTGCAAGAAGCCATTAATGCAGCCGTATCACTATCAATTCGTTACCTCCCTGAACGTAAGTTACCAGATAAAGCGATCAGTTTGCTTGATACTGCGTGTTCACGGATCAGGTTGAGCCAAAGTTCAACGCCAAGGTTACTTGATTCCGTTGCTGAAAAAATTATTTATGCTGAAAGTAAAATCGCAACCCTAAATCATGAAGCCGCGTTATGGTCTTATGGAGAAGACTGTGCTGATCAAGCTCTATTAGAACTGCAAGCATTGAAATTTGAACATGATAATTTATCCACTCGTTGGAAGTTAGAAGTGGCTTTAGTTACCGACATTCTCACATTACAAACCAGCCTTGAAGAACAGATGCTGACTGGAGAGGATGTATCGCAACATCAAAGTAAACTGGATTTAGCAGAAAAAATGGCTGAACTTGATGGTCTGCAAGGAGAGAACCCACTCGTGCAACCTCTTGTTAATCAGCATGTTATTGCGGAAGTTATTTCACTGTGGACTGGTATTCCTGTTGGCAACATGATGACACATGAAGTAGACAGTTTACTGAATCTTGAGAAAAACATCGGAAAAAGGGTCATTGGACAGTTAGCGCCAATTACAGAAATTTCCAAAGCCATCCGCATGTCGCGTGCTGGACTAACCGATCCGCGTAAACCTGTCGGTGTTTTTCTCATGTGTGGCCCAAGTGGAGTCGGTAAGACAGAAACAGCCTTGGCGTTGACAGACTTATTATATGGGGGTGAGCGTAATATTACGACCATAAATATGACTGAATTTAAAGAAGAACATAAAGTGTCTATGTTGCTGGGGTCGCCTGCTGGTTATGTTGGTTACGGCAAAGGGGGCGTGCTTACTGAGGCCGTGCGTAAAAACCCTTATTCAGTATTACTGTTGGATGAAATGGAAAAAGCACATCCTGGTGTCCATGATATTTTCTATCAAATTTTCGATAAAGGCGCTATTTCTGATGCTGAAGGTCGTCATATTGACTTCCGACACACCATTATCATCATGACATCGAATGCTGCAGACAGTGCAGTGGTTGAGGCTTGTATTGACAATAGACCTGATATTAACCAGTTGGCACAAGCGATTTTACCTGAATTACAACGTTTTTTTAAACCGGCTTTTTTAGGGCGTTCAACGGTTGTGCCTTATTTCCCATTAAATAAAGAAGAGATGACTCAAATAGCGCATTTATCTCTTAAACGTATCGAGAACAGCATTATGGATCGCTACAGTGCAAGCTTCGAATGTTGTCCTGAAGTGATTGAGCGTTTGGTCAATATGAATCTGTCACCGGAGACCGGAGCAAGGGCCATTGAACAACTGATTAATCGCCAACTTGTGCCTGAGTTAGCTGATCAATGCATTGTGCGTATGAGCCTGTCCGAACCGATTAATAGGGTAAGGTTTTCAGTTAAAAACAATCAATTTGTCATTGCTATCGAATAA
- a CDS encoding FHA domain-containing protein produces the protein MSLAIRIISSPNDESISERHKPFPEEGGDIGRALGVTMQLADSYREISAVHAIIKKCSFGYQVVDNSTNGLFVNGSSAAIGKGNKYVLADGDILDIGRYRLLISCFSPALATVLTPPDDNQLIDDPFDCEPESTLSNREIPESTQLFNDPFYEAQDLALVNTSSTVTRTPVFQTNIEDEARFAFDAELHEPEHIEQESEPNWDFEFHFNALEEVPLSNMDYQAKLAPPQLQNKRHRHDAISMLADPRKIERTNKALEIAFARLMGDISPVSMEAMFDDLVKPSFWRRKRNYWEMFTRYFNRQMDNQDWQIKLQAYFHEALRQQDNLDGDRW, from the coding sequence ATGTCACTTGCAATCAGAATCATAAGTTCGCCCAACGACGAATCCATTTCTGAACGGCATAAGCCTTTTCCTGAAGAAGGAGGGGATATAGGCCGAGCATTAGGTGTGACCATGCAGTTGGCTGATTCCTATCGTGAAATATCTGCAGTACATGCGATTATTAAAAAGTGCTCTTTTGGATATCAAGTGGTTGATAACAGTACTAATGGGTTGTTTGTTAATGGCTCAAGCGCTGCGATAGGCAAAGGGAATAAATATGTCTTAGCCGATGGAGATATACTTGATATTGGCCGCTATCGACTATTAATTTCATGTTTTAGTCCAGCATTGGCGACAGTATTGACTCCACCGGATGATAATCAACTCATTGATGATCCGTTTGACTGTGAGCCTGAGTCGACCTTATCTAATCGCGAGATACCTGAGTCTACTCAGTTGTTTAATGACCCCTTTTATGAAGCACAAGACTTAGCTTTGGTGAATACTTCTTCTACCGTAACAAGGACGCCAGTATTTCAAACAAATATTGAAGATGAGGCCAGGTTTGCTTTTGATGCAGAGCTTCATGAACCAGAGCATATTGAACAAGAGTCTGAGCCTAATTGGGATTTTGAATTCCACTTTAATGCGTTGGAGGAAGTGCCTCTTTCTAATATGGATTATCAAGCTAAATTAGCCCCTCCTCAGCTGCAAAATAAGAGGCATCGCCATGATGCAATATCAATGCTTGCGGATCCTCGAAAAATTGAGCGGACCAATAAAGCCTTAGAAATAGCGTTTGCTAGATTGATGGGTGATATTTCACCAGTTTCTATGGAAGCGATGTTTGATGATCTCGTTAAGCCTTCTTTTTGGCGTCGGAAACGTAATTACTGGGAAATGTTTACGCGTTATTTTAATCGTCAAATGGATAATCAAGATTGGCAAATTAAGTTGCAAGCTTATTTTCATGAAGCCTTACGTCAACAAGATAATTTGGATGGAGACCGTTGGTGA
- the tssJ gene encoding type VI secretion system lipoprotein TssJ, which yields MKILINSLLMLVLTGCSLWRDPVEPKLFLDIQAELNINPNVDQKVSPVELRVYQLSDSQAFSRANFMQIFHGEQGVLKANLLVVRRLASVMPGEQRQEVIPLSAQTKFIGVIAGFSNYREAKNKVLYQIIDTQDTAIKVSLDGINLSISSQEEE from the coding sequence GTGAAAATATTGATTAATAGCTTACTGATGTTGGTGTTGACCGGATGCAGTTTATGGCGAGATCCTGTTGAGCCTAAGTTGTTTTTAGATATTCAAGCTGAGTTGAATATCAATCCAAATGTAGATCAAAAAGTGTCTCCTGTCGAACTTAGGGTGTACCAGTTAAGCGATAGCCAAGCTTTTTCAAGAGCAAACTTTATGCAGATATTTCATGGAGAACAGGGCGTGCTAAAAGCCAATTTATTGGTTGTACGTAGGCTTGCTAGCGTGATGCCAGGGGAGCAGCGGCAAGAAGTGATTCCTTTGTCTGCCCAAACAAAGTTTATTGGTGTTATTGCCGGTTTCTCAAACTATAGAGAGGCTAAAAATAAAGTTCTCTACCAGATTATAGATACGCAAGACACTGCTATTAAGGTCAGTTTAGATGGCATAAATTTATCGATATCTAGTCAAGAGGAAGAGTGA
- the tssK gene encoding type VI secretion system baseplate subunit TssK, with protein sequence MDCNKVLWNEGMFLSPQHFQQQERYVEHYVREFIGQHVSQSYGLTSLKLDLSMLNIGKLTVRHAKGIFPDGSPFEIEHRLELDVAKDISKKKIYLALPVAHPGAMNVSEDKRQRHSSVKHSVYDTSREHSDALELELAQLNIVLKIEGDELNNYTLLAIAEMSEYQPEGKLTLNQAFIPPCLHSDVSSYLKDSIADVFAHVQYRARTISGRLNADNSSKSYQGLMRDYLWLQALGFWMPKLEQWNKDAGLLTKQLYLECISMTGQMQGLEGKVPSSFPVWDVNELYDCFSKVFSELILLLREVQVDNVSTLHWQTQLFATRRLLQAQVMDRSLYHQGRFIMAVTSPIGSTRLGKEFPEACKLAGNSDIVSLVRNALSGVALRHLSYAPSELKARHDAAYFEVDAKSELWQALIKKEEPIALHIDERITDVDVEFYVIR encoded by the coding sequence ATGGATTGCAATAAGGTTCTTTGGAATGAAGGTATGTTTTTGTCACCACAACATTTCCAGCAACAAGAACGATATGTTGAGCATTATGTTCGTGAGTTCATTGGTCAACATGTGTCCCAATCTTACGGATTGACTTCACTGAAGCTCGATTTATCGATGCTCAATATTGGTAAGTTAACGGTTCGCCATGCTAAAGGGATTTTCCCTGACGGCTCACCATTTGAAATCGAGCATAGACTTGAATTGGATGTGGCTAAAGATATCAGTAAAAAGAAAATATATCTTGCCTTACCCGTTGCTCATCCTGGAGCGATGAATGTTAGTGAGGACAAGCGCCAACGCCATTCCTCTGTCAAACATAGTGTATATGATACGAGTCGGGAACACAGTGATGCATTGGAATTGGAGCTAGCTCAGTTAAATATAGTGCTAAAAATAGAAGGTGATGAGCTTAACAATTATACCTTGCTTGCCATTGCTGAAATGAGTGAATATCAACCTGAGGGAAAACTAACACTCAATCAAGCTTTCATTCCCCCTTGCCTTCACAGTGATGTGTCAAGTTATCTTAAAGATAGTATCGCTGATGTATTTGCTCATGTTCAATATCGAGCTCGAACTATCTCTGGCCGCCTTAATGCTGACAATAGCAGTAAAAGTTATCAGGGATTAATGCGCGACTATTTATGGCTGCAGGCGTTAGGATTTTGGATGCCTAAGCTTGAGCAGTGGAATAAAGATGCTGGTTTGTTGACAAAACAGCTCTATCTTGAGTGCATTTCAATGACTGGGCAAATGCAGGGGCTTGAAGGTAAAGTCCCTAGTTCTTTTCCCGTTTGGGATGTTAATGAGTTATATGATTGTTTTTCTAAAGTTTTCTCAGAATTGATCTTACTGCTGAGGGAGGTTCAGGTTGACAATGTATCGACGCTGCATTGGCAAACACAACTATTTGCCACGAGACGATTATTACAGGCACAGGTTATGGATCGTAGCCTTTATCATCAAGGGCGCTTCATCATGGCGGTGACGTCGCCAATTGGTTCGACACGTCTGGGTAAGGAGTTTCCGGAGGCGTGTAAGCTTGCAGGTAATAGCGATATTGTCAGTTTGGTGCGAAACGCTTTATCAGGGGTGGCTCTACGCCATCTTTCTTATGCTCCATCTGAATTAAAAGCTCGTCACGACGCTGCTTATTTTGAGGTGGATGCAAAATCTGAATTATGGCAGGCTTTGATTAAAAAAGAAGAGCCTATTGCTTTGCATATCGATGAACGTATTACAGATGTCGATGTTGAATTTTATGTCATTAGGTAG
- the icmH gene encoding type IVB secretion system protein IcmH/DotU, which yields MSKLFSEEPTVQIRRSEDNFNYHQVVEKSSYVDISKSEYVLDSVTAYGSPLLNTSAELLGILVTIPRQGAPINIEGFRQQLLDTLGRFRERGLRLDYHPSIIEKSCFIFCAAFDETILNTVWGVKARWENYSLVSKVFSQRNGGEAFFSLLKNATLQPAKLTDFIELQYILLMLGFKGRYRYRDMSTLHEIKSKTYDLLITYRSEKAVLVPHKPKLIKELQPWLLVSKRKIILCAILMVCLAYIFTEYQYRELSQPILRQLDSLSQMNSFSSTNQSADKVTLGGHKLSMDEWSERDDLNIQDKSLINWEVILAVFSRTEDATRAIENVKKVGYSPLMRNTETGIQVYIPAIKNVAEIRKLKNELNIRFGFNATIRKAL from the coding sequence GTGTCTAAATTATTTAGTGAGGAACCCACTGTTCAAATTCGTCGTTCTGAAGATAATTTCAACTATCATCAGGTGGTAGAAAAATCGAGTTATGTCGATATTTCAAAATCAGAATATGTACTGGATAGCGTCACAGCTTATGGTAGCCCTTTGCTGAATACATCGGCTGAGTTGCTCGGTATTCTGGTCACGATTCCACGGCAAGGAGCGCCAATAAACATTGAAGGTTTCAGGCAACAATTACTCGATACGCTAGGGCGATTTAGGGAAAGAGGTTTAAGGCTTGATTATCACCCCAGTATTATAGAGAAAAGTTGTTTTATTTTCTGTGCTGCATTTGATGAAACGATTTTAAATACTGTGTGGGGAGTAAAAGCACGTTGGGAAAATTATTCTTTGGTAAGCAAGGTATTTTCACAGAGAAATGGCGGGGAAGCATTTTTCAGTTTACTCAAAAATGCCACTTTACAGCCAGCTAAGTTAACAGACTTTATTGAACTGCAATACATCTTATTAATGCTCGGGTTTAAGGGGCGATATCGTTATCGCGATATGAGTACGTTACATGAGATAAAATCAAAAACCTACGACTTGTTAATTACTTATCGAAGTGAAAAGGCCGTTTTAGTACCGCATAAACCCAAGTTAATTAAGGAGCTGCAGCCTTGGCTATTGGTGAGTAAAAGGAAAATAATCTTATGCGCCATTTTAATGGTCTGCTTGGCTTATATATTTACAGAATATCAGTATCGTGAACTTAGTCAGCCTATTTTACGTCAATTAGATTCACTGTCACAGATGAACTCATTTTCTAGCACGAATCAATCAGCAGATAAGGTGACTTTAGGTGGGCATAAGCTATCCATGGATGAATGGTCTGAGAGGGACGATTTAAATATACAAGATAAAAGCCTCATTAACTGGGAAGTCATATTGGCGGTTTTTTCTCGCACAGAAGATGCAACAAGAGCGATTGAAAACGTAAAAAAAGTAGGCTATAGCCCATTGATGAGAAATACCGAAACAGGTATCCAAGTGTATATTCCTGCTATAAAAAATGTGGCAGAAATACGTAAATTAAAGAATGAACTTAACATTCGTTTCGGTTTCAACGCGACAATTCGAAAGGCTCTGTAA